The Anopheles gambiae chromosome 2, idAnoGambNW_F1_1, whole genome shotgun sequence genomic sequence GGATCGAACGCGGGAAATGGATAAAACCAACCAAGCAAAGGGGGAGGAGTGGGCGAGCGGAAGCACCAATTTGCACTCTCGTTCGGGGGGGGAGATGCACGGAAAGATATGGGCAAGAAGGTGGCCGCCTTCTGTTGGGTAACGGGCGCGTGCGAAACAATAATCATTCTCACCGCGGGAAATCATTCGCCGAGAAGCGCCGCCGGTCGCTTTCCTCCGCTGTCATGCTGATGTCATgcggtgtgcttttttttgaaGTTGTAGTAGTCACCGTCATCATCGTTGTCGTTGCCGCCGCCACGGGATCCCATTAGTATGCTCCCGGCGGCGATGTTCGTGCGTTTCCAATGGAGACGCAAACGTGCCTGCTGTAAGAAGAGTGTAATTAACATTCGCACTTACAATAGGGAGTGGGTGGAGAGTGGTGGAATGTGTTTGAtttcttaaggccgggctacattgatcgtactcgcacgcgtaattttgattttcactagcgcatctggcggcggctggtggaagctttttttggtcgtcgggggaagggtcgtgccggatctcaaatttaagtagttttttaacCGTTTTTCGATGCGAAAACGACTggaatacttgcacaacatatttatctatcaattacaaagctttttcaATCCAGttgaagtaaaaaacatggaaaattaacgtattttctgaagcgactccaaattgtttggcaaaatgcttcagtcagccgccgccagatgcgctagtgaaaatcaaaattacaccagagagtacgatcaatgtagcccggcctttacttTTTGCCCCGGAGTCTAGACTGAATATGGCAAAGGCATGACGACGGTGGCGGCAAACAGTTCCACTAAACGGGCATTGTGTTTCCAACCGTTCGCCTTCAGCAAGGTGATGGTGGTAATTGCTTCTCGCTCGTGTCTGGAAGTTGATATTACTTTGGTATTTGAAATATTGATATGATGGCTCATTATGAAATAAGTTTAAAGAACGGACATCAGTGAATGTTGTCATTTATGGTCAATTTTTTGGGTCACCGTATCAGTTGTTTAATGCCCTAATTTTCTGATTGGCGTTTTACGAAACCATTGATGTCATTACTTATTTTTCACTAGTTCCTCAAATTAAGGACACAACAAGGTTTGATTGGAGACTAAGTCTCCAATCTTTCCTTTTTGCGGGCAGCATTgcccaaaaaaaacatcattgaGTGTAAATGTTAACGACATATTTAACTAAATAGACAACGAAAgaatattgttaaaaaaaaaacacaacctgGATATGGTTAATATCCACAGCTCTATATCTGAACTGAATCTGAAATTTTGTCTGGAAGTATTaggaatatatttttgaataaagTTAGCCAAAAATTAGGCCATTTATCAAGTCTTTGCGGCCCACGTTTTAGGCCTCGCTAGGGAGCTAGGCTTCGCTAGAAAGAGTCACCAGCTCAAACAAGACCGAAAGATGTCCGATTGAGGTAGCACTCCAAACCACAAGTAGGATAAACATAATCTCATGATATGATACTAAAACACAGTAGACCTAGACTAAGCACGGTTGTCAAGGCTCGAGCCTAATGAAGATGCTCTAAATCCATAATGTTTATTGAATGCAGAACACAGTTGAACACAGTCGCCGGTCCCGTGGTATAGACCTCAAAAAGGACAGTTTATGTGTATATAAATCAAATCCTCCGCAGAAATATGTGATTCATTTTAATGTTATTCAGATAAAACTATTTTCCCCGAATCCGCAAGTGATTTCTTCTGGGTCGGCGGAACAACTCTTGACACTCGACCTCTAACCCTGATCTGCTTAAAGCCAATGGTTACTTGACTATTTATCCAAAGGTCCATAAATTACTACAGGTCGGTTCGCATAGTGTCCAGTTTGACAAATCTTAATTTGTCAGCTAGGTAGTCCGAAGTTAATTAGCAACTTATAGAAAATCCTTAGCAACCATAATTCCTTATCTGCCACTCTCCATGGAAATCACCAAAGTGTATGAAGagcaggtggtctcatagcctgTTTTTTATAGCAAAAGTTGAACGTCAAACtttgacaggacgggtgaaaacttttccccaaacaagctttctgacgACTTGccgaatacacaaaaaatcTTAGAATCTTCGTTATTTGCACTGAAATAccttaaaaagcacacaaaatatttcttattgtaagctaaaccaaatctgaactaattaaaatccatttttcgATCAACAAATGCCGTCGATGAGGACACCAATGTGTACTACGTATGTGTTGCTAAGAACAAAGCGAACGGTTCCTatggaaattcatttcacccaTTCTGTCAAAAGGAGCTTTTTTTGATTCCGAAATTAGTTGTCAATTTGTATGGGACGAGAGCACCTGGTCTTCGTACACTTTGGTCCAGTATGACAAATCttaatttgacagctaggtAGTTCAAAGCTGCTTAGCAACTCATACAAAGTCCTTAGCAACCATAACTCCCTATCTGGCACTCTCCATGAAAATCACCATCCCTATCTGTCAATCTCCATGGAAatctccatacaaaatcataGCTAAGCACCCTCTCCTGTAGTTTATCTAGCCAACTTAGTTTAGCCACTTTTCTAACATTAATCCTGCGAATGAGGGACTCTTGGTCCGTacagggcttgaacccatgatcgGCTTGTTGTAAGGTTGTGCGAGTTGACGATCACGTGACTGTATCCATCTCATAAGTACTCACTAGTACTTTATAAAAGACGCTTCTATCTAAGCTTATACGGTGTTCTAATAATATACCAGCTGGCGCTTTGAAACGGTCGAAAGAGGATTATTTCACATTCAGTTCTTCTCGTTGTATAGAAGATTTAAAAATTCGACCTGTTTTTTATGACAAGGCTGGGCAGGTTGTTATgcccaaaaaaggaaataaacgcTGAAAGTGACAgacaaataaagaaaatagaaaattgatatcaaaataaaaaaatgaacagtAAAAAGCgtcttcaaacaaaaaaaaaaaacaaatgatgtACGCAGATGGTCTCCAGAATACTCTACAACCTCTTGCAAAATGCTGACGAAGAATCAATTACTCTTCACGGCTTATGCAGAGCGATgctaaaagattaaaaaaacatcattcctCCGTGTTTTTCTCTCCCACACTTTAAGGATTTATTTTCCTCAATCAGCAGAAAAAGCTTTTCCGGTTGCCTGATTTATAAACCCtagagcagcagcacgagcgTCTCGAAAAATATTGCAAGATTAAAAACGACGGAATGCTCCCAAAACTCCCCCTCACCTCTTTCCACTCTTCTATCACTAGCGGGTGATGGTTCACTTTTAATAACTGTAACATTGCGACACAttcgaaccaccaccaccaccacccaaccATATCGTGTCCTCCATTATCTATGCCGGTGATTCTATGCCTACTTCATTCAGAACGATGAATTGAAGCAGGATGTTCCTTATTTTGTCACCCTctggtgtgtatgtgggggTTCTTCCACCCTTAGCTGAGCTATTTCCATTCACATCCATCAATTGCGAGAAGTCTCGCCATTCTTGAGTGCACCTCTGTGCCGACAAACTCGTCCGCGTTTGTTTGTACAGCTTAGCCCATTCCTTCCCAAACATCATTCCCACCCGGGGGGACCTGATGACAGATTGCATATTACATTGCCCATTGCTCGGGCAGCAGTGACCTGCGGTTATAGACCGGGCCGGCACACCAACACCAGCTGGAACTGGATCCTTTATTTGCAAAAGATCCTTGTTAGTTCCGGTTCTATCTTCGTCTATTCTCACACTATTCTTCCGCGTTGCTTTAGAGGGTTCCCTCTTTCCTACGCTTTTCCACGGCCTGCTTCGAGCGGGTGGAAATGACGCGCCTTGTTCACGTGACATACGACCGCTCGTTGAACGACAgtttctctctcccccttcGACTACTTGCGACGCTCACGTGGCTTGCGACCATTATTGTTGATTGTGCCTTCCCCTAAGCCCTTGTGGTGTTGCTTCCTTTCCTACAACACCCACTAGCGGCGGCGTGTACCCTTCGAAAGCCGGTGAAAGCATGCATTTACATtgttgtgatggtggtggtgaccgTCGCCATCGTTCTTAGGTAGCAGCGGGCAGAATGGAAGAAATCGATAGCTTACGAAATGCTTATCCCTTGCAGTGGGAGGAAGCTTTCCCGTCTCTTCCTCACCTCTGCACACCCCTCCACATGATAGAAAGTGAGTTGGAAATGAGGCCCACCATGGTGGTGACACGATTCCTTGAATTTAAATGGTTCCTTCTTGGTGTGGCTTGTGTTTTTGTGGCCGATGGTGGAAAAAtgccttccagcagcagccctTTGGACGCAGCGAACAGCCACTTCAGCTGTAAGTAGGCAGACAGCAACACCGCCACCCGAAACGACCTGCAAGAGACCCCGATGGGCGATGGTCGTTGCCTTGCAATAATCAAAAGCGATGCCACTTGTCCTTTTCCCACCCCAGGGGTCGGGCACCAGGGAGCGGGAGCGCTTTTGTTCGCTAAAAAAGCACACGAAAACACATATCCCATTTACTGTGTCAGCTTCTTAAGGATGGCGAAAACAAAAGGGGACACGActccgtgtgtttgtggtttgtgGCGCTGCACTATGCCATGCACTCTTCTGTTCATTGAAGATGAGAGTGTGGAGAtgatgatctttttttttttcgacaagAGGCAAGGATGCACCATGCACGATAGCGTGTAGTGCATGTACAACAAGGTGGTCCACACACTTGTTTgatggtggtttttttttttttacttttttgtgtgtgtggttctttTTAAGAGTGCGACACCTGTAGGAGCACAGCGGGTACTTCAAAATGAGCATACGATATACCACTACCCCCATACAACCATTAGTTGATTGAAAGATAACAAAGGCAAAGACATTATTGGAGGGAAAGGCTTGGTGGTATGATTGGGGAATAATGTGAGgacaaaaatagaaaagacTGCAACGAGAGCATTGTCATTGTAACAGTTGTAAGTACTTTCAGCAATAAACCATCAAATAAGCAGACTCTGATGTTGGGTGGTCCTGGGTTATTTTCTTCAGTTTAAGATGAATATTGTTATCTTAGATGCATTGAATGCATTCAATGAAATTCTTTGtaattcttttttctttttcatcttcAAAAGTACATTCCCGGATTGTACTCGAAAATGCTCTTAAGATCTCCAATCCAATTCTATCAAAATTTGATCCAGTCTGCATCAGTTGGTGTCAAACATCTGGCGTAGGTCTACATCGCTTAGTTATTGCTTAGTTCTTCGTCTCGGATGTACACATATTTCTCAGAAGACATATCAGGTCCGTTTAACAAAGTCCTTCAGTTTTTTTCGGATTTCGTAAGAAAAGGCCAGTTAACCGTATCACTGAAGTCCTACAGTTCTGCACTGAAGTTTATACACAGTTTCTTCATTGAGAGAGAAAATTACGAATATCTCAGAATGTCTTTGTATTACTAAAAGCCTATCCGCTGTTTGAATCATTGAAATCGTTGCAAGCTATTTTTTCAGTCTCCTAATTCTcaccttctttttgttttcttctttttgtgaaATAGCTTTAGAAGGTCTTCGTCATGTTCTATAATTCATTCCGACTCTAAGGGCGCGCTCTGTCACCTATAGAACATTACTTAATACTCGAACAAACGTTGAGAGAGTTGTATGGAGGCACATCGTCAGACACTCTTGAACAAACTAGACACACATCGTCTTGGAACCTGTCAAATTCTAAACGTTTGTTCGAGTTTGATGACTTCGACTCGATAGATGACAGAGCGCGCTCTAACTGACAAGGTTGGTTGCTGATTGCGGTATCCTCGATCATCCTAGGAGGTAGATCATAAGATTATGGATAACTTACCAAGGAGTTCTCTTCGATGGACCCATCCTGTATCTTGAGCTACATATCTGTTGCAATGTAGTAACCTATATCATTTTTTGCAGATCAACCGGTTAGGATCGTCTTCAGAATGAATCCACTCAAGGGATTTATGGTTTTTTGGCTGTTATATCTCCTCTGAACTTAAGAACATCCTTATCTTTAGAGTTTGAACTATTATCAGAGAAATCCTTGAATATGTATTCAAGACTTCATTAAACTATCTACGCCTTTAGGCTTTGTGTGACTTATTGATGTACCCAATTTGCGGGATATTCAAATCCTGCATATCCAGGAATTCAGAACCCATGTTAATTCAGAACCCAGCAATGTTATTTGATCGTGCGACGTGACATCTAAACAATCGTAATACTCAAAAGTGTTTTAAACCCTTACCAATCTGCTATTTTCCAGTCCCAGGTCCTGGAGAAGGTGAAGCCGGACCGGGTAACTTCCACCAAGCCGGACGAGGACCGACGCCGGCGTACGATCATCGTGGAGAAGAAGAACGGCTCGTACGGCTTCACGCTGCAGAGCTACGGCATACACTACAAGAAGGAGCAGGAGGTCGAGGTGATCACGTACGTGGACTACGTCGAGTACGATGGCCCTGCGTACCGGGCCGGTATGCGCGAGGGGGACGTCATCCTTTCGATCAACGGCTACGACATGGAGAAAGCCGAACACAAGGATCTGGTCAACTTTATCAAAAACTGTGATAATCGAATGCGCATGGTGGTACTGTTCGAAGACTGCTGTCGGAAGGTAGGAGGAAGGTACCAGGTAACCAGGTTGTTTAGCATTCAATATGCATTCTATTTCTTTTCCCACAGGTGGAACTACACCTGAAGTACATCCAGCTGCAGGATCTGCTCAAAAGCAAGATGGCCGACCTGGAGCGGATCTGTTTGCGCGAGCGCGAACTGCTGGAAGGCAAGTGGAAAACGCACAGCCTGCCGGCCCGCAAGAAAGCGACGGCCACTTCCACCGCCGACGATGCTGATCCCGGCTCGACCACGGACGTCGAGTCTGGCGGCTCCGGGCCCTCGTTTTGCCGGCCGGCCGCCTCCACCGAGGACGTGAAGAAGCTACTCCGGCAGAAAACGTACATCGTACCGCCACCGGCACAATTTATGCTGGCCTATCATGTAAGTCTGCGGTGTTAATTACAGTATTCAAGGGGTATAACAACAATTTGTCCACTATTTCCTTTGCTCATTCCCAGTGCCTGGACAGTAACTACCGTTACGTGATCCATCCCTCGCAAGCAGGCACGTGTGACGCAGCCAGCGGCACCGAGTACTCCACCTGTGCGCAGCAACCCCAGGGCAACCCAACAGCGGCCAAACTTTGCAAGGACCATCAGCATATGATGCGTGGCTCCTCCCTAGACAGTAGCTCCCTGGGCGGTGGctgcaaacagcagcagcagcagcagcaacagtcctCGCCAACGAAAAGTCTTCACAATTACGACACCAAAGCGTCATCGGGCAAATCGGGGTCCGGGTCGCGTCGCAGCGGCCATCTGCACGGCCACTCGTGCAACCCGTGCATGGGCCACTTtctgcgcagcagcagcagcggcgatAAGGGGCGCGGCGGTGGCGCCGACAAGGATAACACCAGCCTGGATGCGTACGATCTGGCCAGCCCGTGCTGCGATCCACAGTGTGTTCCGTCGCGGCGCAAGTCGAAGCACCACAAGGACCACCACCACAAGCACAAACACCGCGACCGGGAGGGCAAGGAATCGGGCGGGAAGGATCGTATACCGCGGCCAAAGTCACAGCCACACATttcaccacagcagcagcagcagccgcagcagcagcaacatcagtcCCACACACAGTCGAACTATCTGTATCGACACAAAGATAAGCACGTAAGTTTCGATGGACTAGTTGCGGCGTAGGCGGAGGACCTTGATTCTTCAGGAAATTCTTCCGGATTTTGGGACGGCTTTTGCACGTTTTATGTTCCTGCAAAGCGTCTTTTGTTGTGGGAAATAGGAAAGAGGGagtcggtgtttttttttttggttaccCAGTTCCTGAGTTAATCTCCCTCTTACTTTGTGTCCTTTGTTCTGTGTCATGTCTTTTTGTCGTGCCCTTTCCATCTCGCTGTCTAGTCCTTGCCATCTTAGGATCAAGACCACCGCCCATTTATCCATTTTAGTGTTTGAGTATCTTTAAAACGCGCTAGCAACAGTACGAATCTTCATGCTGCCATCTCTTTTCCGCTTTCTGCTTCCACCAATACCCTCCattactccccccccccccccctcactcCCTGCCATTGCATTTGCCCTCTGTTCCAGGATCATCACCACACGAAAGTGTACGATCTAAACGCTAGTCTCGCCAGCCACTGTAGTCTGCACTCCTGCACGTCGAGCGAGTTCAACCCGGCGGCCGAAAACTCGCCCGCCTCCTACAGCACCTCCATCAGCACCGACACGCTCTACTGGGAGCCGCACAGCGAGTCGACCACCGTGTCCGCGTCCGGTTCGCTCCACAAGAAACCGCCGGCCGGGAGCGGCTCCACCACCAGCGCTGCACTCGTCCCGCTCGGTAGCGGTGGTGGCCGGCCACCGCACACCCACCAGCACCACTACTACATCCAGAAGTACGTCCATCCGCAACACCACGCCGGCTTGGCTGGGCAACAGGGGGGCCAGCAGCAACTTGCCATCtatccaccgccaccgccactgcCCGCCACCGTACACAAGCCCAAATCGTGGGACAATCTGGCGATGAAGGGTTACGGTGGGTACGGGTACGGGTACGGCTATCTCGAGGTGGGCGCTAAAGCAGCTGCTGCggcagcggccgccgccgccgccaccaccgccaaccTGCCGACGGCAACGCGCACCCagaccaccatcaccatccagCACCGGAACTCGATCCCGAAGCGGAACGGCTACGAGCGGTACTCGGCGTTTGTCGACGTGGAAAACTATGCGCCCCCGCCGACCCAGTTCCTGCAGGAAACgaccaccacgaccaccacgaTCACGACGAAATCGACGGAGAATCTGCTCGGCGGCCCGTACAACCGGTCCGACTCCAGTCTGTCCTGCGAGTGTCTCGAGACGGCCCCGCTCACAGGTGGTACAGGAACGTCCGGCGCCGGGCTGGTGGAACACGTGCACGACAAAGCGGGCTACTATTCGACTctagctggtggtggtggtggtgcgtccGGCTCGGGCAAAAAATCCAATCCCAACCTCACCGAGATTGCCCGTCTTTAAGCAGGGACCGGCACTAAGGGGACGCCCATTTTGGGGGGGCGTGTGGAAGGATGTTTTTGAAACATTAGTCACACATGCAGCATTTTAAATTGCAATCTGGTACTGGGGGAAGGAGAGATAGTAGCGGCTCAAGCTTAAAGGCAATCTCAGGCATAACCCGGGTAGTGTGTGGCGGTttaaattagatgttgaacaTTTTGTAACATTTAATTAGCAAAGCACACTGAAGGACGCGACAGATACGCGTGTATGGGGGACACTgtgtaacagcagcagcagcttttgcAATGCCAATATTATCCTTAATTCGCCGTTGTTTCCACTTTACTATAGGTTATAGAGAAGCGTTGCGCGTATGGCGCTGCGATAAATtacgtagaaaaaaaaacaaacaaacacacacacacacagatagagGGCGGCTTGGTACAATCGTTTTCTTCCAGACAGTTCAGAAAGTTCCAAAAGGTAGTGTGCTAATAtaggagcaggagcagcagcaccagcgctTAGCAGCAAGAGGAAAGAGTTCCTCCTCTTtatggggtgtttttttttaattttgcaaaaGAAGCAAAGGATTAAGCAAAGGTACTCGCAAAGGGCATACTTTTGTGCTATTCGGGGGGAAAAGGTTTGATCCAACTCCACTAGAGCCAAACAATAGCGAGAGCGGGTGGCCATTAGAAAGGTAGTTGAATATGCTTTGGAGGGTTTAGGAGGAGACCTCATGTCGCGTGTTTTGCTCACTTACTCTTACTTCGGAAAGGACGGCTCTACATGGGGCAGGTTGTAAGGGGATGTATTATCATGTGTAGTTGACGCTGGGAGTGGACGCCGCTCAAGAGGAGGCTATTTGTGGACTGGTAAAAGTGTGTCTTTCTTCTAAAGCACACAGGTATGGGTCGCATAAGGGGAACAGTATAGAGAGATTAAAGGAAAGGTGCGCAGTGAGTTGTAACGCTCACCGGGATAGGGAAGGAGAAGTAGGATTATAATAGATTAATACataaagcagaagaagaataagaaaaaacatTCGCAAAAGCTAATGATTTCATCGTCAGCAACGGAAACAGAATGTGGCCAGAAgtttctttccctttcatcCTAACACCATTCCGAAACGGCAGTGGTTCGAGCAGAgaaagtttgtttatttttcaacataaatACTTTAACGGGAGATAattactgctactactactatgcATTCGCTTGTTGTGATGCTGGTACAAGGTAAGGAATGATAAATTACTATTTCTTCCTTCTATCGGATCGATCCGGTATGTAAATGGAACTGTCTTTACGCTTTTCTACTAGCTGGCATATGCCTCTACTACTGGATGCTTTCTGGTAAATAGTGCCAAGATTCTATTcgaaatataaatttattacTACGAACCGCGCGGACTTCGCTACTCCTTTAGCCGTTTCATTTACGCCGCCGGTCCCGCATATGGCGATCGTTgttcttttgtttatttatttataagtTACTCATTTTAAATTGTGTGTATACCTAAGGGATATTTCGGTAAtaagtttttaattgttttttttttctgtttcttcatAGTAAGGCTAGTTCCAGATAATTGCTTTAAGTGTGGAAGATATCGAAAAATGTCCGATCTTACAACGCCACTCTCCGCAGTgccctcgcacacacacacacactgtggaCGCACTGCGCGGTTGAGGGCAGAGAGTTATTTTaatttgctcctattttcatTTACTTAATtctctcctttctctctctttaacGAGTTGGAAGCGCACGAGAAGGAAgcgattttaaaattcattacTTATTAGTTTCCTTTACGCTATTACTAGTTTGGAGTTTTCGTTTCACGTTTGTTTAGGCTGTCGTGTTGTTAAGGAGTTAAATATgagaagggagggggggggggggagggagagggaAACAGCTTGGTGTTTTATGGTTCCGTTTTGTAAAAAAGATTCTTTTCGACATTTGAAGGCAAGAACGAGAGATtcgatttttgtttgattcgTTACTTATTAAAACTACACACGCCCTGACGGACACTTTCTTCGGCTTCGGCAGGGCGAAACACTATTTCTACCGCTTAATAGGATCATAAATTAACGAGTGTGAATCAAAATGCGATActattcgattttttttttcttctgggtAGTAATACTACAACGCTCCCTTCTCCCTTTTTCGCTTAATTTCTATCGCTTACGTTAAAATGATCGCCTCTCTTTCGGTTGGCCAGCCGTGTAACCTCCTTCTACAAGCAATTGGGAACGATTGAATACGTCTCTCGCACACTCGTTCTTACGATTACATTCTTATTGGTCCAGTTATAAtattggtgtttttgttttcttgttcgAATTTAAGAGTTTAAGAGCCATGTAACGTGTGCGGAATCCTCATCTTTCAGTTGCGAGGATCACTGTTTTTCATCTCTCCTCTGTACGTCGTAAGCTAAAATATTGTAGTTTAAACCGAGCACTCGTCATAGCAATCACATCATCCTTCGGTTTTTCTTTAAGGCATGTTTCCACGGAGAAAGAACACATCCACACTGCCTACTACGGCTACGATTGCATTGGCAGCTCATCGTACCCGATCACAGATGACGAtcgttttcgttttcgatCAAAATCTTCCAATCGCCGAAGAATGGACCCTCCTGGTGGAAGTATAGCGGCAATGTGATATAACGCCTATTTTAAACGCTCTCTGCCACATTCTGGAACTGTTGGAAAGTTAACAAACTGCTTCTTTTGCTGCAAACTACACAACTTTCCACCAGTTCACCAATTTGCTCTCTAtgggttctctctctctctctctaggaAAGAAATGATTGCACAGCCAAGTTTTGGTACATCTCGTTGCACGCTATCCGCTTAACGGTTGGTTTGTGTTGGCCATTGGCAGGGTTGGCCAACGggtaaaaaaatggaattagTTGAAACGAACGAGAGGCAAACGAACGGGCTTCGCCTTACACGCAGCAAAACAGCAGCCCGCACAGATACTCGACGACGCACGAAAACGGCGACCCATACCTTCGTCATTCGAAGTGAATCCGGTTCCAGCGCTCCTGGTTGTGCAGGAAGCGGGTCGTGTCgcggctgctgccgccgccgccgcagccgccaCCACTGCTCAGCCCATCGTCCAGGAAGTTGTTCGGCGTGCTGGTAACGATCTTGCAGTGGTACTTTTTCGAAAACTTCGACAGCACGTACTTGCGGAAGTTAAGCTTCGGCTTGATGGAGCGCAGATTGAAGCGCTTGCGCTGGAACTTGGGCTTGCGGGCGGACGAGATCGATTCGCTGCTCGGCGAGGGGGAGCAGCTGCCCGCGATCAGGTTGCAGAGCGACGGCGAGCCACTGACGGGCGAGCAACCGTCCTCCCGCCGGCCGGACGACCGATCGTCGCCGAAGTTTAGCTCGCGTCGGACGGATTGGTTGGTGaggt encodes the following:
- the LOC1277189 gene encoding uncharacterized protein LOC1277189; this encodes MNPDRNSRKYRSGNNLYSDDELELSSSQVLEKVKPDRVTSTKPDEDRRRRTIIVEKKNGSYGFTLQSYGIHYKKEQEVEVITYVDYVEYDGPAYRAGMREGDVILSINGYDMEKAEHKDLVNFIKNCDNRMRMVVLFEDCCRKVELHLKYIQLQDLLKSKMADLERICLRERELLEGKWKTHSLPARKKATATSTADDADPGSTTDVESGGSGPSFCRPAASTEDVKKLLRQKTYIVPPPAQFMLAYHCLDSNYRYVIHPSQAGTCDAASGTEYSTCAQQPQGNPTAAKLCKDHQHMMRGSSLDSSSLGGGCKQQQQQQQQSSPTKSLHNYDTKASSGKSGSGSRRSGHLHGHSCNPCMGHFLRSSSSGDKGRGGGADKDNTSLDAYDLASPCCDPQCVPSRRKSKHHKDHHHKHKHRDREGKESGGKDRIPRPKSQPHISPQQQQQPQQQQHQSHTQSNYLYRHKDKHDHHHTKVYDLNASLASHCSLHSCTSSEFNPAAENSPASYSTSISTDTLYWEPHSESTTVSASGSLHKKPPAGSGSTTSAALVPLGSGGGRPPHTHQHHYYIQKYVHPQHHAGLAGQQGGQQQLAIYPPPPPLPATVHKPKSWDNLAMKGYGGYGYGYGYLEVGAKAAAAAAAAAAATTANLPTATRTQTTITIQHRNSIPKRNGYERYSAFVDVENYAPPPTQFLQETTTTTTTITTKSTENLLGGPYNRSDSSLSCECLETAPLTGGTGTSGAGLVEHVHDKAGYYSTLAGGGGGASGSGKKSNPNLTEIARL